A genomic stretch from Serratia entomophila includes:
- a CDS encoding amino acid permease: protein MDGQQHGDQLKRGLKNRHIQLIALGGAIGTGLFLGIAQTIKMAGPSVILGYAIGGFIAFLIMRQLGEMVVEEPVAGSFSHFAYKYWGNFAGFASGWNYWVLYVLVAMAELTAVGIYVQYWWPEIPTWVSAAVFFLAINAINLANVKVYGEMEFWFAIIKVVAIIGMIVFGAYLLFSGLGGPEATVTNLWAQGGFFPNGIMGLVMAMAVIMFSFGGLELVGITAAEADNPQKSIPKATNQVIYRILLFYIGSLTILLSLYPWGKVVEGGSPFVLIFHALNSNLVATVLNIVVLTAALSVYNSCVYCNSRMLYGLAKQGNGPKSLLKVDGRGVPVIAIGVSALATAFCVLINYLIPGRAFELLMALVVSALVINWAMISLAHLKFRAAKNREGVEPKFKAFWYPFSNYLCLLFMAGILVIMYLTPGIQISVLLIPVWVAVLAIGYAVKQRSQRIAGATSR from the coding sequence ATGGATGGTCAACAGCATGGCGACCAGCTGAAACGCGGCCTGAAAAACCGGCATATTCAGCTTATTGCCTTAGGTGGCGCAATAGGTACCGGGCTATTCCTCGGTATCGCTCAAACAATAAAAATGGCCGGCCCGTCGGTCATTCTCGGCTATGCCATTGGCGGTTTCATCGCGTTTTTGATCATGCGCCAGCTGGGCGAAATGGTGGTGGAAGAGCCGGTCGCCGGTTCCTTCAGCCACTTCGCCTACAAATATTGGGGCAACTTCGCCGGCTTCGCTTCCGGCTGGAACTACTGGGTGCTGTACGTGCTGGTGGCGATGGCGGAACTGACCGCGGTCGGCATTTACGTGCAGTACTGGTGGCCGGAGATCCCGACCTGGGTCTCCGCCGCGGTGTTCTTCCTGGCGATCAACGCCATCAACCTGGCCAACGTGAAGGTCTACGGTGAGATGGAGTTCTGGTTCGCCATCATCAAGGTGGTGGCGATCATCGGTATGATTGTCTTCGGCGCCTACCTGTTGTTCAGCGGCCTGGGCGGCCCGGAAGCCACCGTCACCAACCTGTGGGCGCAGGGCGGGTTCTTCCCGAACGGCATCATGGGCCTGGTGATGGCGATGGCGGTGATCATGTTCTCGTTTGGCGGCCTCGAACTGGTGGGCATCACCGCCGCAGAAGCCGACAACCCGCAAAAAAGCATCCCCAAAGCCACCAACCAGGTTATCTACCGCATCCTGCTGTTCTATATCGGCTCGCTGACTATCCTGCTGTCGCTGTATCCGTGGGGCAAAGTGGTCGAAGGCGGCAGCCCGTTCGTGCTGATCTTCCATGCGCTGAACAGCAACCTGGTGGCGACCGTGCTGAATATCGTGGTGCTGACCGCCGCGCTGTCGGTGTATAACAGCTGCGTTTACTGCAACAGCCGCATGCTGTACGGCCTGGCGAAGCAGGGCAACGGGCCGAAAAGCCTGCTGAAGGTCGACGGCCGCGGCGTGCCGGTCATCGCCATCGGCGTCTCCGCCCTCGCCACCGCATTCTGCGTGCTGATCAACTACCTGATCCCGGGCCGCGCCTTCGAACTGCTGATGGCGCTGGTGGTATCGGCGCTGGTGATTAACTGGGCGATGATCAGCCTGGCGCATCTGAAGTTCCGCGCCGCCAAGAACCGCGAGGGCGTAGAGCCGAAGTTCAAGGCCTTCTGGTACCCGTTCAGCAACTACCTGTGCCTGCTGTTTATGGCCGGCATCCTGGTGATCATGTACCTGACGCCGGGGATTCAAATCTCGGTGCTGCTGATCCCGGTATGGGTGGCGGTGCTGGCCATCGGCTACGCCGTCAAGCAGCGCAGCCAACGCATCGCCGGCGCCACCAGCCGCTGA
- a CDS encoding cytochrome c: MKKRLALLILLVAIVVIALLWWRENRRYDGPVQQVTAGAEQIARGRYLAQAADCAACHTASGGAPLAGGYPLDTPFGTIYGSNLTPSADHGIGRWTKDDFFLALTQGVAPGGRHLYPAMPYTSYKGISRQDADDIYAYLMTRPAVDVAVPENAMPFPFNQRMALIGWNLLFRNQEPLPASSQGASAQWQRGRYLADTLGHCGECHTPRGMLGQMDLGKPMQGGDLGRFMAPDITPHGLAQRGWTPQDVGRFLSTGIAPQGSAFSEMHMVVDLSTRNLTPEDSQALATYLMGDEPPAAVPVKAGQGSDAGRMSYLDQCSGCHAREGEGKPHVAVAMRDNATLRQPDGKNLIVSVLDGLPAQQFPNGESMQSMPAFGERLDDAQVAELVNYLRVTWGGLPADITAEQVKALRK; the protein is encoded by the coding sequence ATGAAAAAACGTCTCGCACTGTTGATCCTGCTGGTGGCGATAGTGGTCATTGCGCTGCTGTGGTGGCGGGAAAACCGCCGCTATGACGGCCCGGTGCAGCAGGTGACCGCCGGCGCCGAACAGATAGCCCGCGGCCGCTATCTGGCGCAGGCCGCCGACTGCGCCGCCTGCCACACCGCCAGCGGCGGCGCGCCTTTGGCGGGGGGCTATCCGCTGGATACGCCGTTCGGCACCATTTACGGCAGCAACCTGACGCCTTCGGCCGACCACGGCATTGGCCGCTGGACCAAAGACGATTTCTTCCTGGCCCTGACCCAGGGCGTGGCGCCGGGCGGCCGCCATCTGTACCCGGCGATGCCTTACACCTCGTATAAGGGGATATCCCGCCAGGACGCTGATGATATCTACGCCTATCTGATGACGCGCCCGGCGGTCGACGTTGCCGTGCCGGAAAACGCCATGCCGTTCCCGTTCAACCAGCGTATGGCGCTGATTGGCTGGAACCTGTTGTTCCGCAATCAGGAGCCTTTGCCGGCCAGTTCGCAGGGGGCTTCGGCACAGTGGCAACGTGGCCGTTATCTGGCGGATACGCTGGGGCACTGCGGCGAATGCCATACGCCGCGCGGCATGCTGGGGCAAATGGATCTCGGCAAGCCGATGCAGGGGGGGGATCTCGGGCGCTTTATGGCGCCGGACATCACGCCGCACGGCCTGGCGCAGCGCGGCTGGACGCCGCAGGACGTCGGCCGTTTCCTCAGCACCGGCATCGCGCCGCAGGGCTCCGCCTTCAGCGAAATGCACATGGTGGTGGATCTCAGCACCCGTAACCTGACGCCGGAAGACAGCCAGGCGCTGGCCACCTATCTGATGGGTGACGAACCGCCGGCTGCAGTGCCGGTGAAAGCGGGGCAGGGTAGCGACGCCGGCCGCATGAGCTATCTGGACCAGTGTTCCGGCTGCCATGCGCGAGAAGGCGAGGGCAAACCGCACGTGGCGGTGGCGATGCGCGATAACGCGACGCTGCGCCAGCCGGACGGCAAGAACCTGATCGTCTCGGTACTGGACGGGTTGCCGGCCCAGCAGTTCCCCAACGGCGAAAGCATGCAGAGCATGCCGGCCTTCGGCGAGCGGCTGGACGATGCGCAGGTGGCGGAGCTGGTGAACTATCTGCGGGTTACCTGGGGCGGCCTGCCGGCGGACATCACCGCTGAGCAGGTAAAAGCGCTGCGCAAATAA
- a CDS encoding (2Fe-2S)-binding protein — protein MSIKTQPISLTVNDKQYGPIEVPEGLMMIDFLHEYLDLTGSRLGCGQGICHACVAIVDHPSGTSEEVRTCITGAHFFSGKQVRTVEGHAKVDEQGEVVLSPIQQAFLEHYSFQCGYCTPGFVNAATIFVEKLKREPIAREQLESAIERALDSHICRCTGYVRYYEAVRDVVLKTPGLLKETTQ, from the coding sequence ATGAGCATTAAAACCCAGCCGATTTCCCTGACCGTCAACGATAAGCAGTATGGCCCTATCGAGGTGCCGGAAGGGCTGATGATGATCGATTTCCTGCACGAATATCTCGACCTGACCGGTTCGCGGCTCGGTTGCGGGCAGGGTATCTGTCACGCCTGCGTGGCGATTGTCGATCACCCGAGCGGCACCAGCGAAGAGGTGCGCACCTGCATTACCGGCGCCCACTTCTTCAGCGGCAAGCAGGTGCGCACCGTTGAAGGGCATGCGAAGGTGGATGAGCAGGGCGAGGTGGTGCTTTCACCCATTCAGCAGGCTTTTCTGGAGCACTACAGCTTCCAGTGCGGTTACTGCACGCCGGGCTTCGTCAACGCCGCCACCATTTTCGTCGAGAAGCTCAAGCGGGAGCCGATTGCCCGTGAGCAGCTGGAAAGCGCCATCGAACGGGCGCTGGACAGCCATATTTGCCGCTGTACCGGCTATGTGCGCTACTACGAAGCGGTGCGCGACGTGGTGTTGAAGACGCCGGGCCTGCTGAAGGAGACGACGCAATGA